One Halobacterium sp. DL1 DNA window includes the following coding sequences:
- a CDS encoding glutathione ABC transporter permease (with GsiABD is involved in the transport of glutathione into the cell) — MLQFLIRRSATVLLVLFGVSVITFGLMFVTPGDPAETIMRQQMGGRAPSEEAIDQFREEHGLDNPIPVQYVDWATDVVQGDFRQSYFQDTKVSTMILNRVVPTTELALAAIAVAVAIAIPAGIISAIHQGQPPDYLSQFGALLGISMPNFWLGYLLIIVFSVQLDIFPVAGVGGLDHLVLPAITLGTGMAAIITRLVRSSMLEVLDEEYIQTAHSKGLKEKIVVYKHALRNALIPVVTIIGLQFGYVLNGAVVIEIVFQRPGLGNLLIQSIFSRDYPVVQGLVLVIGAIFVLTNFAVDIAYRLIDPRISFEGGNQ; from the coding sequence ATGTTACAGTTCCTCATCCGTCGCTCTGCAACGGTGTTACTGGTCCTGTTCGGCGTCTCCGTCATCACGTTCGGTCTGATGTTCGTGACGCCGGGTGACCCCGCGGAGACGATCATGCGCCAACAGATGGGCGGTCGTGCACCCTCAGAGGAGGCCATCGACCAGTTCCGAGAAGAGCACGGCCTCGACAATCCGATCCCAGTGCAGTACGTCGACTGGGCGACGGACGTCGTCCAGGGCGATTTCAGACAGTCGTACTTCCAGGATACGAAGGTGAGTACGATGATACTCAACAGGGTGGTGCCGACGACGGAACTCGCGCTAGCCGCGATAGCCGTCGCGGTGGCAATCGCCATCCCTGCCGGCATCATCAGTGCCATCCACCAGGGTCAGCCACCCGACTACCTCAGTCAGTTCGGTGCGTTGCTCGGCATCTCGATGCCGAATTTCTGGCTGGGGTATCTCCTCATCATCGTGTTCTCTGTCCAACTCGACATATTCCCCGTCGCCGGCGTCGGAGGGTTGGACCACCTCGTGCTCCCCGCGATCACGCTGGGGACGGGGATGGCCGCCATCATCACGCGCCTTGTCCGCTCGTCGATGCTGGAGGTGCTCGACGAGGAGTACATTCAGACGGCCCACTCGAAGGGCCTAAAGGAGAAGATTGTCGTCTACAAGCACGCGCTACGGAACGCGCTCATCCCGGTGGTCACCATCATCGGGTTGCAGTTCGGGTACGTGCTCAACGGTGCCGTCGTCATCGAGATCGTCTTCCAGCGCCCGGGGCTCGGCAACCTGCTCATCCAGTCCATCTTCAGCCGGGACTACCCCGTCGTGCAGGGGCTGGTGCTGGTCATCGGCGCCATCTTCGTGCTGACGAACTTCGCGGTCGACATCGCGTACAGGCTCATCGACCCGCGCATCTCCTTCGAAGGTGGTAACCAATGA
- the nikC gene encoding nickel ABC transporter permease (with NikABDE is involved in nickel transport into the cell): MSNRRERPRWSPTRFRGALKSFWNSRKTQQFISNRLNLVGLFFVSLVVFAAVFAAPIKIFGVPVQPFSIAPYSPTEQNLFNRLAAPSLQHPMGTDQLGRDIFSRILYGARISMRIAVTVVTITLAIGTTVGVVAGYVGGWVDEALMRLVDILLAFPGLLLALVVAGILGPSLNNIMIALAVVGWTQYARVIRGETLSVKETEFMKSAELMGVSTPRLLIRHALPNVITPVIVLATMDLAYVILGTAGLSFLGLGAQPPTPEWGTMLASGRDYVTTAWWIVNFPGLAIMILVLGFNLLGDGLRDVLDPRDVGNVEGKGL, translated from the coding sequence ATGAGCAACCGACGCGAACGACCGCGCTGGAGTCCGACCAGGTTCCGCGGGGCACTCAAGTCGTTCTGGAACTCCCGGAAGACCCAGCAGTTCATCTCGAACCGGCTGAACCTCGTCGGGTTGTTCTTCGTCTCGCTGGTGGTTTTCGCGGCCGTGTTCGCCGCGCCGATCAAGATATTCGGCGTGCCGGTCCAGCCGTTCTCGATAGCGCCGTACTCGCCGACGGAACAGAACCTGTTCAACAGGCTGGCGGCTCCCTCGCTGCAGCACCCGATGGGGACCGACCAGCTCGGCCGGGACATCTTCAGCCGGATCCTCTACGGTGCGCGAATCTCGATGCGCATCGCGGTGACCGTGGTCACCATCACGCTCGCCATCGGGACGACTGTCGGGGTCGTCGCTGGCTACGTCGGCGGCTGGGTGGACGAGGCGCTGATGCGCCTCGTCGACATCCTCCTCGCGTTCCCGGGGCTGCTGCTCGCACTCGTCGTCGCGGGCATCCTCGGACCGAGCCTGAACAACATCATGATCGCGCTCGCCGTGGTCGGCTGGACGCAGTACGCCCGCGTCATCCGCGGAGAGACGCTGTCCGTGAAGGAGACGGAGTTCATGAAGTCCGCAGAGCTAATGGGCGTCTCGACGCCACGGCTGCTGATTCGGCACGCGCTGCCGAACGTGATCACGCCGGTCATCGTGTTGGCGACGATGGACCTGGCGTACGTCATCCTCGGTACAGCCGGTCTCTCGTTCCTCGGCCTCGGTGCACAGCCACCGACGCCCGAGTGGGGAACGATGCTGGCCAGCGGCCGTGACTACGTCACGACCGCGTGGTGGATCGTCAACTTCCCCGGCCTGGCCATCATGATACTCGTGCTCGGGTTCAACCTGCTCGGTGACGGCCTTCGAGACGTCCTCGACCCGCGCGACGTAGGCAACGTGGAGGGCAAGGGCCTATGA
- a CDS encoding ABC transporter ATP-binding protein gives MTSDEPLLEVENLHTQFETREGTVHAVDGVSFTVEEGEIVGIVGESGSGKSVNALSLVRLEDPGRITEGSIRFKGTEMTEADERTIRRIRGDGMAMVFQDPMETLNPVFPVGEQIEESLKVHEEPDDQRLLDYLNVPLFSNRSERKQRRGRVVELMEEVGIPHPAERLDDYPHEFSGGMRQRAMLAIALAREPDLLIADEPTTALDVTIQAAILDRLKELNEESGMSILLISHDFGTIAEICDKVIVMYGGEVMEAGSTEDVLTNPQHPYTRALLDCMPQNTPRKEPLRIIDGQVPNLLDPEPGCMFADRCSHATDACYGHNIEHVECGDDHTAACCHLDQIEGDAGVAMETDTQ, from the coding sequence ATGACGAGTGACGAACCCCTGCTTGAGGTTGAGAACCTCCACACGCAGTTCGAAACCCGCGAGGGGACAGTCCACGCCGTCGATGGCGTCTCCTTCACCGTTGAGGAAGGGGAAATCGTCGGCATCGTCGGCGAGAGCGGCAGCGGCAAGTCCGTCAACGCGCTCTCGCTCGTTCGCCTCGAGGACCCCGGACGCATCACGGAGGGGTCCATCCGGTTCAAGGGGACGGAGATGACGGAGGCCGACGAACGCACCATCCGGCGCATCCGTGGGGACGGGATGGCGATGGTGTTCCAGGACCCCATGGAGACGCTCAACCCGGTCTTCCCCGTGGGCGAGCAGATAGAGGAGTCCCTGAAGGTCCACGAGGAACCGGACGACCAGCGACTCCTCGACTACCTGAACGTCCCGCTGTTCAGCAACCGCTCCGAGCGCAAACAGCGCCGCGGGCGGGTCGTCGAACTGATGGAAGAGGTCGGCATCCCGCACCCCGCCGAGCGCCTCGACGACTACCCCCACGAATTCTCCGGCGGGATGCGCCAGCGGGCGATGCTCGCCATCGCGCTCGCCCGGGAGCCAGACCTCCTGATCGCGGACGAACCAACCACGGCGCTGGACGTCACCATCCAGGCCGCCATCCTCGACCGTCTCAAGGAACTCAACGAGGAGAGCGGGATGTCCATCCTCCTCATCTCCCACGACTTCGGCACCATCGCCGAAATCTGCGACAAGGTGATTGTGATGTACGGTGGCGAGGTCATGGAAGCAGGCAGCACCGAAGACGTACTGACCAACCCGCAGCACCCGTACACGCGCGCCCTGTTGGACTGCATGCCCCAGAACACACCACGGAAAGAACCGCTTCGCATCATCGACGGCCAGGTCCCGAACCTGCTCGACCCCGAACCGGGGTGCATGTTCGCGGACCGGTGCTCGCACGCGACCGACGCGTGTTACGGCCACAACATCGAGCACGTCGAGTGCGGCGACGACCACACCGCTGCCTGCTGCCACCTCGACCAGATAGAGGGCGACGCGGGTGTCGCAATGGAGACTGATACCCAATGA
- a CDS encoding peptide ABC transporter ATP-binding protein: MSSEPLVEVAGISKEFVTDDSLLAGILGTRKYLKAVRDVSMSIEKGETLALVGESGSGKSTLANLVTGLHAPTAGEVRFEGEPVGTTTRRDQETLADIGMVFQNPRGSLDPRMTVRKAIKEPMHAAGWDKQRREERADELMDIVDLQPSFGSRYPYELSGGQAQRVAIARAVALDPKLLVLDEPVSALDVSVQAKILNLLMDLQEELDLTYLFIAHDLNVVEHIADRVAVMYLGEIMERAPTDQLFEKPSHPYTESLLSAIPSVVPGGHSDRIVLKEDPPSPVNPPSGCVFHTRCPAAEDRCGEEVPDVHEVGESHSRCHFAEEVYSRE; encoded by the coding sequence ATGAGTTCGGAACCGCTCGTGGAAGTCGCCGGCATCTCGAAGGAGTTCGTGACAGACGACTCCCTGCTCGCCGGCATCCTGGGCACGCGGAAGTACCTGAAGGCTGTCCGGGACGTCTCGATGTCCATCGAGAAGGGCGAGACGCTGGCGCTGGTCGGCGAGTCGGGGAGTGGGAAGTCCACGCTCGCGAACCTCGTGACGGGGCTGCACGCCCCGACGGCCGGCGAGGTCCGGTTCGAGGGCGAACCCGTGGGGACGACTACGCGCCGCGACCAGGAGACGCTCGCGGACATCGGCATGGTGTTCCAGAACCCGCGGGGGAGCCTCGACCCGCGGATGACCGTCCGGAAAGCGATCAAGGAGCCGATGCACGCGGCTGGCTGGGACAAGCAGCGCCGCGAGGAGCGCGCCGACGAACTGATGGACATCGTGGACCTGCAGCCGTCGTTCGGGAGCCGGTACCCGTACGAACTCTCCGGTGGCCAGGCCCAGCGCGTTGCGATTGCACGCGCCGTCGCACTCGACCCCAAACTGCTCGTACTCGACGAACCGGTGTCTGCCCTGGACGTGAGCGTCCAGGCGAAGATCCTGAACCTCCTGATGGACCTCCAGGAGGAACTGGATCTGACGTACCTGTTCATCGCGCACGACCTGAACGTCGTCGAGCACATCGCTGACCGGGTGGCCGTAATGTACCTCGGCGAGATCATGGAACGGGCACCGACCGACCAGCTCTTCGAGAAGCCGAGCCACCCCTACACCGAGTCGCTGCTCTCCGCGATTCCAAGCGTGGTACCGGGCGGCCACAGCGACCGCATCGTCCTCAAGGAGGACCCGCCGAGCCCAGTGAATCCGCCCTCCGGGTGCGTGTTCCACACGCGCTGTCCGGCCGCGGAGGACCGCTGCGGCGAGGAGGTCCCGGACGTACACGAGGTCGGTGAGAGCCACTCGCGATGCCACTTCGCGGAAGAGGTGTACTCGCGTGAGTGA
- a CDS encoding peptidase M28: MVQWIGETFASDAGWDHLVRLTDIGSRMAGSAQERAGAEATRDAFERVGARNVRLDEFDLQGWERGDSTLTTSDEDLDCIALPRSPAATVAGELVDLGYGTPEDFETTDVDGKVVQVASNMPSHADRLLHRTEKYYHAVEGGAAGFVFRNHVDGCLPPTGSVGRTDQPIGEIPAVGVSKEVGHRLGRRHGGEQVTISVSADVRPATSQNVHASVGPDTDERVLVTSHVDGHDVSEGAADNASGTAMLVAVAEALSRRADDLDTRVEFVAYGAEEVGLCGSDHHAAQTDESTVQAIVNLDGVVQGRTLQFFTHTFDELAAAVERATGHFNHPAKVIPKEGYRGDQWPLVRWGVPGYFVSGVRDAEGRGYGHTAADTLDKLDRRNVNEQAILLTELAVDLAREETEIPHRTEREVAESFRVEGRVEGMKLVGDWPYDFE; the protein is encoded by the coding sequence ATGGTTCAGTGGATCGGCGAGACGTTCGCGAGCGACGCGGGGTGGGACCACCTCGTCCGGCTGACGGACATCGGGAGTCGCATGGCCGGGTCGGCGCAGGAGCGAGCGGGTGCGGAGGCGACCCGTGACGCCTTCGAACGGGTCGGCGCCCGGAACGTCCGCCTCGACGAGTTCGACCTGCAGGGGTGGGAACGTGGCGACAGCACGCTCACCACATCGGACGAGGACCTGGACTGCATCGCCCTCCCTCGGAGCCCGGCGGCGACCGTCGCGGGGGAACTCGTTGACCTCGGGTACGGGACGCCGGAGGACTTCGAGACGACCGACGTCGACGGGAAGGTGGTGCAGGTCGCGTCGAACATGCCCAGTCACGCCGACCGGTTGCTACACCGCACAGAGAAGTACTACCACGCCGTCGAAGGTGGGGCCGCGGGGTTCGTCTTCCGGAACCACGTCGACGGCTGTCTCCCGCCCACGGGGAGCGTCGGTCGGACCGACCAACCCATCGGTGAGATTCCGGCGGTCGGCGTCTCGAAGGAGGTCGGCCACCGTCTCGGTCGGCGACACGGCGGCGAGCAGGTGACCATCTCCGTGTCGGCAGATGTCCGTCCGGCGACGAGCCAGAACGTCCACGCATCGGTCGGCCCGGACACCGACGAGCGCGTGCTGGTCACGAGTCATGTCGACGGCCACGACGTGAGCGAGGGGGCGGCCGACAACGCCAGCGGCACGGCGATGCTCGTCGCCGTCGCCGAAGCCCTCTCGCGTCGCGCGGACGACCTTGACACGCGAGTAGAGTTCGTGGCGTACGGCGCCGAAGAGGTCGGCCTCTGCGGGTCAGACCACCACGCCGCCCAAACGGACGAGTCCACGGTGCAGGCCATCGTCAACCTCGACGGGGTGGTCCAGGGTCGCACGCTCCAGTTCTTCACGCACACCTTCGACGAACTCGCAGCGGCCGTCGAGCGTGCGACCGGCCACTTCAACCACCCCGCAAAGGTCATCCCGAAGGAGGGGTACCGCGGGGACCAGTGGCCGCTCGTGCGCTGGGGCGTCCCAGGGTACTTCGTCTCGGGCGTTCGTGACGCCGAAGGCCGTGGGTACGGCCACACGGCTGCCGACACCCTGGACAAGCTAGACCGCCGCAACGTCAACGAGCAGGCAATCCTGCTCACGGAACTGGCTGTTGACCTCGCGCGCGAGGAGACAGAGATTCCCCACCGTACCGAACGCGAGGTCGCCGAGTCCTTCCGCGTGGAGGGTCGCGTCGAGGGGATGAAACTCGTCGGCGACTGGCCCTACGACTTCGAGTGA
- a CDS encoding NikR family transcription regulator, whose amino-acid sequence MRTSLNVPDDILEAFDETWQAEGIDSRSRAIREAMLEYVEAHATLEETEGTVSAIVAFDYEHHEVIRDLHDVQHDFQDVVETTSHTHQGEWCLEMVFCHGDAERVRQLVYGLRDFDAVGRVKVLSLRR is encoded by the coding sequence ATGCGAACGAGCCTTAACGTTCCGGACGACATCCTCGAGGCGTTCGACGAGACATGGCAGGCGGAGGGAATCGATTCGCGGTCTCGCGCAATCAGGGAGGCGATGCTCGAGTACGTCGAGGCGCACGCGACGCTTGAAGAGACTGAGGGGACTGTGAGCGCCATCGTCGCCTTCGACTACGAACACCACGAGGTCATTCGGGACCTCCACGACGTCCAACACGACTTCCAGGATGTCGTCGAGACGACAAGCCACACCCACCAAGGTGAGTGGTGTCTCGAGATGGTGTTCTGCCACGGGGACGCGGAGCGAGTGCGGCAGTTGGTCTACGGGCTCCGGGACTTCGACGCCGTAGGCCGGGTGAAGGTGCTCTCGCTGCGCCGCTAG
- a CDS encoding MFS transporter, translating into MEARSGTRQEDSADGLVLKYYLYKATKAVEFYRPIMYLFFLAQGLDFTQIAILEVVYNLTTLVGEIPTGYVGDRIGRKNSLLIGTALIAVSLLGIGLAESFPALAILYVCWSAGYNFRSGSEDAWLYDTLTDGLSENEFANVRGRGESAALAVGAGAAVVGGYLGSIDLSYPWFVASAVTGLGVVVLFTFDEPETYKNTDADELSFHKTVGIVKEALSRRNIRAFILYYYVLYAAATYLVFVFLQPIFQTVVTDLGVATAQVESLLGWFYAAYSIVGAVLSYYTGAIKDQFGIRTWFLALPFIVGAALVGMYFVPILALPTFLVARGLSDVTRSFAGQYVNDRIGTLGRATVLSSMAMVSGLAVIPFQLGTGIISDHVSPLFALAVVGVVLVVGSYAIIFWEAPIAE; encoded by the coding sequence ATGGAGGCACGTTCCGGGACCCGTCAGGAAGATTCGGCTGACGGCCTCGTACTGAAGTACTACCTCTACAAGGCCACCAAGGCGGTCGAGTTCTACCGGCCGATCATGTACCTCTTCTTCCTCGCACAGGGACTCGACTTCACCCAGATTGCCATCCTCGAGGTGGTGTACAACCTGACCACACTGGTCGGCGAGATCCCGACGGGGTACGTCGGCGACCGCATCGGCCGCAAGAACAGCCTGCTCATCGGGACCGCCCTGATAGCCGTGTCACTGCTCGGCATCGGCCTCGCGGAGTCGTTCCCCGCGCTGGCAATCCTCTACGTCTGCTGGTCTGCGGGGTACAACTTCCGGTCGGGGAGCGAGGACGCGTGGCTCTACGACACGCTCACCGACGGCCTCTCGGAGAACGAGTTCGCCAACGTTCGCGGCCGGGGAGAGTCCGCCGCCCTCGCGGTCGGCGCCGGTGCAGCCGTCGTCGGCGGCTACCTCGGTAGCATCGACCTCTCGTACCCGTGGTTTGTGGCGTCGGCCGTCACCGGACTCGGCGTCGTGGTGTTGTTCACGTTTGACGAGCCAGAGACGTACAAGAATACGGATGCCGACGAGTTGAGCTTCCACAAGACCGTCGGAATCGTCAAAGAGGCGCTCTCGCGCCGGAACATTCGGGCTTTCATCCTCTACTACTACGTGCTGTACGCTGCCGCCACCTACCTCGTGTTCGTGTTCCTCCAGCCAATATTCCAAACCGTCGTCACCGACCTCGGCGTCGCTACGGCGCAGGTAGAGTCTCTACTCGGATGGTTCTACGCGGCTTATAGCATCGTCGGCGCCGTACTCAGCTACTACACGGGCGCCATCAAGGACCAATTCGGCATCCGGACGTGGTTCCTCGCGCTGCCGTTCATCGTCGGTGCGGCGCTTGTTGGGATGTACTTCGTTCCGATTCTCGCGCTCCCCACGTTCCTGGTTGCACGGGGGCTCTCTGACGTCACGCGGTCGTTCGCCGGTCAGTACGTCAACGACCGCATCGGCACGCTCGGCCGTGCCACCGTCCTGAGCTCGATGGCGATGGTCAGCGGTCTGGCCGTCATCCCGTTCCAGCTGGGCACCGGCATCATCTCCGACCACGTGTCACCGTTGTTCGCACTGGCGGTCGTCGGCGTCGTCCTCGTTGTCGGTTCGTACGCGATTATCTTTTGGGAAGCACCGATTGCCGAGTGA
- a CDS encoding copper transporter yields the protein MVYGEPLVPRSFDHRYVPFDDDDVLTAVFEALKGRGVRATVDAETVDVGGPNLLSHLDSDLPDELAAFADRAGENAQTVVYLVRNDEPVAAFALADVVREESYRVVAAPQDLGIEVAMLTGDSADVAHAVADELGIDTVFAEVLPEDKDENVQELQNQGKLVAMVGDGVNDDPALTRADIGIAIGSGTDVAVQSADIILVQNNPLDVVRLVKLSRASYRKMQENLVWAAGYNVFAIPLAAGVLAPVGVLLSPAVGALLMSLSTVIVAINAQFLRRVDLDLPSLLGVPQSGSAGPTD from the coding sequence GTGGTATACGGTGAACCCCTCGTTCCGCGCTCGTTCGACCATCGATACGTCCCGTTCGACGATGACGACGTTCTCACCGCGGTCTTCGAGGCGCTCAAGGGGCGTGGCGTGCGGGCGACCGTGGACGCCGAGACGGTGGACGTGGGTGGCCCGAACCTCCTCTCGCACCTCGACAGCGACCTGCCCGACGAGCTCGCTGCGTTCGCCGACCGGGCCGGTGAGAACGCCCAGACGGTCGTCTATCTCGTTCGGAACGACGAGCCGGTTGCCGCCTTCGCACTCGCGGACGTCGTCCGTGAGGAGAGCTACAGGGTCGTCGCCGCGCCCCAGGACCTGGGCATCGAAGTGGCGATGCTGACCGGCGACTCCGCAGACGTCGCACACGCGGTGGCAGACGAACTCGGCATCGACACGGTGTTCGCCGAAGTCCTCCCCGAGGACAAGGACGAGAACGTCCAGGAACTCCAGAACCAGGGGAAGCTGGTGGCGATGGTCGGCGACGGGGTGAACGACGACCCCGCGCTCACGCGGGCTGACATCGGCATCGCCATCGGCAGCGGCACGGACGTCGCCGTCCAGTCCGCGGACATCATCCTCGTCCAGAACAACCCCCTGGACGTCGTCCGCCTCGTGAAACTTAGCAGGGCGAGCTACCGGAAGATGCAGGAGAATCTCGTCTGGGCCGCCGGCTACAACGTCTTCGCCATCCCGCTCGCGGCGGGCGTGCTGGCACCGGTCGGCGTCCTCCTTTCGCCCGCCGTCGGCGCCCTCCTGATGTCGCTCAGCACCGTCATCGTCGCTATCAACGCGCAGTTCCTCCGGCGCGTCGACCTGGACCTCCCCTCGCTCCTGGGGGTTCCACAGTCGGGAAGTGCGGGACCGACCGACTGA
- a CDS encoding permease has translation MSSDDRSSITFLRLLLVFVGGLSVLLVLPYLQAILAAGLVAYLAVPLSDRLSERLGSTLGALTTMVVTVLVVLVPIVILVGVAADQAVSVVRGIEIPQGATAESVLEAYIGMDVDVSELSGPLTGAIETGVRGVLGRSVGILGGLTALIIGAVIFLFTLFALLRDGDRLVGWLRSVAPLDSATMDDLLERTDDLLWAAVIGNVIVAAIQAVLTVLAFAVLGFDDLVFWTMATFVLSLLPLIGASIVWIPAVVYLVLVGSIPSAVGLFVYGSVVISGSDNFVRPLAMQRGAKLNSGLLVLGIFGGVSLFGFIGLFVGPVLLGLAKAIVELLAAERRQTWPNRTDE, from the coding sequence ATGAGTAGCGACGACCGGTCCTCGATAACCTTCCTCCGGCTCCTGCTGGTCTTCGTCGGTGGGCTGTCGGTCCTCCTCGTGTTACCGTACCTCCAGGCCATCCTCGCGGCTGGACTGGTCGCCTACCTGGCCGTCCCCCTGAGCGACCGGCTCTCGGAGAGACTGGGGAGTACCCTCGGCGCCCTCACCACGATGGTCGTCACCGTGCTCGTCGTCCTCGTCCCGATCGTGATACTCGTCGGCGTCGCAGCGGACCAGGCGGTGTCGGTCGTCCGCGGCATCGAGATACCCCAGGGCGCGACCGCCGAGTCGGTCCTCGAGGCCTACATCGGGATGGATGTCGACGTGTCGGAGCTGTCGGGGCCGCTCACCGGGGCGATCGAGACCGGTGTTCGAGGTGTGCTCGGACGCAGCGTCGGTATCCTCGGCGGGCTCACTGCGCTGATTATCGGCGCCGTGATATTCCTGTTCACCCTCTTCGCCCTCCTCCGGGACGGCGACCGCCTCGTCGGCTGGCTCCGCTCGGTCGCCCCGCTCGACTCGGCGACCATGGACGACCTCCTCGAGCGCACCGACGACCTCCTGTGGGCCGCCGTGATCGGGAACGTCATCGTCGCCGCGATACAGGCGGTGCTGACGGTACTCGCCTTCGCCGTCTTGGGCTTCGACGACCTCGTCTTCTGGACCATGGCCACGTTCGTCCTCTCACTGCTGCCGTTGATCGGGGCGTCCATCGTCTGGATTCCGGCAGTCGTCTATCTCGTCCTCGTCGGCTCCATTCCGAGTGCAGTGGGACTGTTCGTGTACGGCTCAGTCGTCATCAGCGGGTCGGACAACTTCGTCCGGCCGCTCGCGATGCAGCGGGGCGCGAAACTCAACTCCGGGCTCCTCGTCCTCGGCATCTTCGGTGGCGTCTCCCTGTTCGGGTTCATCGGCCTCTTCGTCGGCCCCGTACTGCTCGGGCTAGCCAAAGCGATCGTGGAACTGCTCGCCGCGGAACGCCGCCAGACGTGGCCCAACCGAACCGACGAGTGA
- a CDS encoding pyridine nucleotide-disulfide oxidoreductase: protein MSTFVVVGGDAAGMSAASKAKREDPGLDVVVFEKGEWVSYGACGLPYYIKGEIQSLDDLVSVTPEEFREERDIDLRTGHEVVDIDPDNRVVTARSADGEVEQAYDHLLVATGSEAVMPPIEGLDHTGVFTLGSMSDGTDLREYVGRARSDHELQQPDRGPACQFLERCNGPVGIVGGGYIGVEMAEALAANGFEVHLFQRGDRILKGFSRATSEAILDHLGDQDVAVYLGAEVEELVGGDRVEAVVTDDERVPVDMVLVGTGVRPRTALAEDAGIELGETGAIATDAYRETNLPDVYAAGDCAEAEHVVTGEPAYVPLALTANRHGRAIGQTVAGNPNEGGGVAGTAAVKAFEMEAARTGIVDDEAARDAGFEPMTETIEAKSRAGYYPGGGAVLVTLTVDRPSGRVLGGSLTSEYGEGAVHRSHALVGAVTEGITVDELSDYDLAYAPPFNTTWDPVLTAAKVLEGKR from the coding sequence ATGTCGACGTTCGTCGTCGTCGGCGGCGATGCCGCCGGCATGTCCGCAGCCAGTAAAGCGAAGCGCGAGGATCCCGGCCTCGATGTCGTGGTCTTCGAGAAGGGGGAGTGGGTGTCCTACGGCGCCTGCGGGCTCCCCTACTACATCAAGGGCGAGATCCAGTCCCTCGACGACCTCGTGTCGGTTACCCCCGAGGAGTTCCGCGAGGAGCGGGACATCGACCTCCGGACCGGCCACGAGGTCGTCGACATCGACCCCGATAACCGTGTCGTCACGGCACGAAGTGCCGACGGCGAGGTGGAACAGGCTTACGACCACCTGCTCGTCGCGACTGGGTCGGAGGCGGTCATGCCCCCCATCGAGGGGCTGGACCACACGGGCGTCTTCACGCTCGGGTCGATGTCGGACGGAACCGACCTCCGGGAGTACGTCGGTCGGGCGCGCTCTGACCACGAACTCCAGCAACCGGACCGCGGGCCGGCGTGCCAGTTCCTCGAGCGGTGTAACGGACCCGTCGGCATCGTCGGCGGTGGGTACATCGGCGTCGAGATGGCGGAGGCGCTCGCGGCCAACGGCTTCGAGGTCCACCTGTTCCAGCGCGGTGACCGCATCCTGAAGGGGTTCAGCAGAGCTACGAGCGAAGCCATCCTCGACCACCTCGGTGACCAGGACGTCGCGGTCTACCTTGGAGCGGAGGTCGAGGAACTCGTTGGCGGTGACCGGGTCGAAGCCGTCGTCACCGACGACGAACGCGTCCCGGTCGACATGGTACTCGTCGGAACGGGGGTGCGTCCGCGGACGGCCCTCGCCGAGGACGCCGGTATCGAACTCGGCGAGACGGGGGCCATCGCGACCGACGCCTACCGGGAGACGAACCTCCCGGACGTGTACGCGGCGGGCGACTGTGCGGAGGCCGAGCACGTCGTTACCGGGGAACCGGCGTACGTGCCGCTGGCGTTGACCGCGAACCGCCACGGCCGAGCGATCGGACAGACGGTCGCGGGCAACCCGAACGAGGGCGGCGGAGTCGCGGGGACGGCGGCGGTCAAGGCGTTCGAGATGGAGGCTGCCCGCACCGGTATCGTCGACGACGAGGCGGCTCGGGACGCCGGCTTCGAGCCGATGACGGAGACCATCGAGGCGAAGTCCCGGGCGGGCTACTATCCGGGAGGTGGGGCTGTGCTGGTGACGCTCACCGTCGACCGGCCGTCCGGTCGAGTGCTGGGCGGCAGCCTCACGTCCGAGTACGGGGAGGGAGCGGTCCACCGGAGCCACGCGCTCGTTGGAGCCGTGACCGAGGGCATCACCGTCGACGAACTCTCGGACTACGACCTCGCGTACGCACCGCCGTTCAACACGACGTGGGACCCCGTGCTCACCGCCGCGAAAGTCCTGGAAGGAAAGCGGTGA